GACGAATATCATAAAACCGATGTCGATAATATCTATGCGATTGGTGATGTCACCGGGCAACCTCAGCTAACGCCTGTGGCGATCCGTGCCGGCCGTTATCTAGCCGAGCGTTTATACAACAATAAGCCTGAGTTGAAGTTGGATTTAAGTTCTGTGCCCACCGTTATCTTCTCGCATCCTCCGGTCGGAACGGTCGGTTTGCCTGAGCATGAAGCGCGTGCCAAGTATGGTCATGACAATGTTAAGGTGTATACATCAAGTTTCACACCAATGCGTTATGCCTTTACCGAGCATCAGATCAAAACCGCTTTGAAATTGGTGGTTACTGGTGAAGAGGAAAAGGTGGTCGGCATTCATATTGTCGGTGATGGCGCCGATGAAATGCTGCAAGGTTTTGCCGTAGCGGTGCAAATGGGCGCGACCAAAGCCGATTTGGACGCAACCATTGCGATTCACCCTTCAAGTTCCGAAGAGCTTGTTACCATGCGTTAATCTGCATTTAGCACTGCAGTCCAAAGCCCGTTTGCCCTTATTGGGCAAGCGGGTTTTTTGTTTTCAGAGCACGCATATCGCTGTTTGATAATCCCATTATTATCCTGTTTTGCATGTCTTAAGAGATTCTTCATAATTTTTTTCATCGAACCGCTTGCAAATGCAAATTATTCTCGTTAACATTGCCTCCATAAAAGTTAATGCAAATTATTATCATTAAGCTTCAGTTTTAAGAATAACTAGATTTTGATAGCGCTTTAACGCCAGAGCCATTTTGTAGCGTTTGTAAAACTCTCCTAAAGTAAACGGTCGTAGTCGGTCTGGCATAAAGTGTAAAGGACACATTATGGAATTGATTTCACGAGTAGCCCCTTTTGCCGCAAGCCTGTTATTGGCATCAACCGCAGTGATGAGCACTGCGGTACAGGCTGTCGAGCATGATTTAAACAAAATGAAAAAGGTGCTGGAAAGCAATGCCGATATGGGTTTGGCGGTTTATAGCGATACCTTGAATACGGCAAAACAGTTGCGTAAGGCGATTGCCGAGTTACGTGCTCAACCCAATCAAGCCAATTTAATGGCGGCTAGAAAAGCCTGGCTGGTAGCGCGTGAGCCCTATGGCCAGAGTGAAGCGTTCCGTTTCCGCCTAAGTCCGATCGACTCAAGTAACTATAAAGACGAAGACGGTCTGGAAGGTGATATTAATGCCTGGCCTTTAGGTGAAGCCCTAATCGATTATGTGGTGGTCGGTAATGATTTCGGCAATGACCAATTAGGCGTCAGCGCACACCAAACACCGGTAAACGGCGGTAAAGCCATTACGGTCGATAGTCTGCAAGCCAATATCATCAATACGCCAAGTATTGAGATCACACCAGCATTGATCGCGAACACAGCAACAGCGGAAGATGAGCACGATGTGTTGGCAGGATATCATGCAATTGAATTCATGCTTTGGGGACAGGATCTGAATAATAGCGGTTCGGCCGATACACAGGGTAAACGTCAGCAGGCGGTTAAAACGTGGCAATCGATTAATGCAACCGGTGGACAGCGCCCGCTAACCGATTTTATCTCCAAACAGGAAAATGATGCGGCCGATCGCCGTCTAACCTTTTTGGAAGTGGTTACCGATAAGTTGGTGGCCGATTTACAGACCGTGGTCGATGGATGGAAGCAAGGTGTGCAGGGCAACTATCGTGACAAATTCACCACAGTCAATAGCATTGATGAAGCCAAGCAGAAGTTTGCCGAGATTCTGACCGGCATAGGCACGCTTGCCGAGGGTGAATTAGCGGGTGAACGTATGCAGATTGCCTTGTCAGCGGATTCTCAAGAAGATGAGCAGTCATGTTTTTCTGACAATACGCACCGTGATATCTGGCTAGATGTCCAAGGTATCGTCAATATCTATTATGGCGATTACCGCGGCTACGATGCTAATCTGGATGGTAAGCCCGATAGTGGAAATTCACTTAAAGGCTATGGGATTGATGACTATTTGACAGATATCGGCGAGCGTCAGTTAGGCAAGGATGTGGAAGCCAAGTTGGCATTGATTCAAAACGGCGCCAACAAGATTGACGCTATGGCGCGTCAGGGTACTCCGGTGGATGTGATGATTATGGATCCAGGTAGCGATGCAGCCAAGCCTATGCGTGACACCATTGTGGCATTAAATAAACAGTCTGCCTCAATTGCCAAACTAGCTAAGGCGATTGATATACAGCACTAAAGTTTCAAGAGCATTGATTGAACCATGTTGAACCGATATAGCCATACAGTTTATCAAGTGCAGCGCTGTCGCGTTATGCAAGGTTATATCGTAGCGGCGTTGGCTATTTGCATTGTGATGTTGTTCTTGCCGAACAGTGCTATGGCTAACGCCAAATTACCTGGCGGTGATGGCAGTGTTGAATATCAGCCGTTTGCTTCGTATTTATTGCCAATGGCAAATATGTCTGAAGATGCAAAGACCGACTTTCATGCTGCCAGAGCGTTGGCGCATCAACCGTGGGTCAAGGCTCCGGCTTCAACCACCGCCAGAGATGGTTTGGGGCCGATCTATAATGCGAGAAGCTGTTTAGCCTGTCATATCAATGGTGGACGAGGTTTAATGCCGAATGATGGCAAGCAGAGACTGACTCAGGGAGTGGTTCGCCTGTCGGTTGAGGATGAAAAAGGTGTCAGAGCGCACCCGGTATATGGAGAGCAATTGCAGACACAATCGATCGCCTTGGCGCATCAATTGAATCTAGCCGCATCCCTGTATAAAAGCGAGCCAAAGCCGGAAGCCTATGCTTATATTGATTGGCAATATAAGCAGTATGTCTATGCCGATGGCAGTAAGGTCGAGCTGCGTCATCCCAAGTTGCGTTTGCAACGATTGGCTTATGGTGAACTGGGTGAAAAGGTGCG
Above is a window of Thiomicrorhabdus sediminis DNA encoding:
- a CDS encoding imelysin family protein is translated as MELISRVAPFAASLLLASTAVMSTAVQAVEHDLNKMKKVLESNADMGLAVYSDTLNTAKQLRKAIAELRAQPNQANLMAARKAWLVAREPYGQSEAFRFRLSPIDSSNYKDEDGLEGDINAWPLGEALIDYVVVGNDFGNDQLGVSAHQTPVNGGKAITVDSLQANIINTPSIEITPALIANTATAEDEHDVLAGYHAIEFMLWGQDLNNSGSADTQGKRQQAVKTWQSINATGGQRPLTDFISKQENDAADRRLTFLEVVTDKLVADLQTVVDGWKQGVQGNYRDKFTTVNSIDEAKQKFAEILTGIGTLAEGELAGERMQIALSADSQEDEQSCFSDNTHRDIWLDVQGIVNIYYGDYRGYDANLDGKPDSGNSLKGYGIDDYLTDIGERQLGKDVEAKLALIQNGANKIDAMARQGTPVDVMIMDPGSDAAKPMRDTIVALNKQSASIAKLAKAIDIQH